In Pogoniulus pusillus isolate bPogPus1 chromosome 41, bPogPus1.pri, whole genome shotgun sequence, a genomic segment contains:
- the DUS3L gene encoding tRNA-dihydrouridine(47) synthase [NAD(P)(+)]-like, translating into MAAAGVAPVRARFLATKEQFHAYLRARGEPEGRGGAEGEEEKEQEEEEEEKIEEEAGSCQGEPPAKRVKLEDLGRDGESQEDAGAEEKEPGGSREDAGAEEKEPGESREDAGAEQKEPGESREDAGAEEKEPGESREDAGAEQKEPGESREDAGAEQKEPGESREDAGAEEKEPGERREDAGAEEKEPGESREDAGAEEKEPGERREDAGAEQKEPGERRRARGQNKSRPCMKPNHYEQSRLCPSVTQGCAEKCYFGSRCRFLHDVGAYMATKPADLGSSCVLFQTFGKCIYGATCRFAQAHLGEGYQNLVNTELAKQWEGRSLVRNNLSKDLQHRLRKRKFSFRKAEEYLRGLSKPQGGGRKGGKATESSVEEQEVSNCAAPQESLGDDLQPPALAEQGEDPNADGLQRPDPTGSEEVSSIKTIGPVTDEDMIKLRSCEKRKLEIQGKLYLAPLTTCGNLPFRRICKGFGADVTCGEMAVCTNLLQGQSSEWALLKRHHTEDIFGVQLEGAFPDTMTKCAELLNQTIEVDFVDINVGCPIDLVYKKGGGCALMSRANKFEQIVRGMNSVLDVPLTVKIRTGVQEKMNVAHKIIPKIREWGAAMVTLHGRSREQRYTRSADWDYIAECARAASPMPLFGNGDILSYEDANQAMQMGVSGIMIARGALIKPWLFTEIKEQRHWDISSRERFDILKDFTNYGLEHWGSDTQGVEKTRKFLLEWLSFLCRYIPVGLLEHLPQKINERPPYYLGRDYLETLMASQNVEDWIKISELLLGPVPTNFTFLPKHKANSYR; encoded by the exons ATGGCGGCCGCAGGGGTAGCGCCGGTCCGCGCCCG GTTCCTCGCCACCAAGGAGCAGTTCCACGCCTACCTGCGAGCCAGGGGCGAGCCTGAGGGCCGGGGGGGTGCTGAgggtgaagaggagaaggagcaggaggaggaggaggaggagaagatagaagaggaggctggcagctgccagggcgAGCCCCCAGCCAAGCGGGTGAAATTGGAGGACCTCGGTCGGGATGGGGAGAGCcaagaggatgctggagccgAGGAGAAGGAGCCTGGGGGGAGCcgagaggatgctggagccgAGGAGAAGGAGCCTGGGGAGAGCCGAGAGgatgctggagctgagcagaaggagcctggggagagccgagaggatgctggagccgAGGAGAAGGAGCCTGGGGAGAGCCGAGAGgatgctggagctgagcagaaggagcctggggagagccgagaggatgctggagctgagcagaaggagcctggggagagccgagaggatgctggagctgaggagaaggAGCCTGGGGAGCGCcgagaggatgctggagccgAGGAGAAGGAGCCTGGGGAGAGCcgagaggatgctggagccgAGGAGAAGGAGCCTGGGGAGCGCCGAGAGgatgctggagctgagcagaagGAGCCTGGGGAGCGCAGGCGTGCCCGGGGGCAGAACAAGAGCAGGCCCTGCATGAAACCCAACCACTacgagcagagcaggctgtgcccgtCGGTGACGCAG ggctgcgCAGAGAAGTGCTACTTCGGCTCGCGGTGCCGCTTCCTCCACGACGTCGGCGCCTACATGGCCACCAAGCCAGCggacctgggcagcagctgtgtgctcttCCAGACCTTTGGCAAGTGCATTTATGGGGCCACCTGTCGCTTTGCCCAGGCTCACCTTGGTGAGGGCTACCAGAACCTTGTCAACACCGAGCTGGCCAAGCAGTGGGAAGGGAGGTCGCTGGTGAGGAACAACCTGTCCAAGGATCTCCAGCATCGGCTGCGCAAGAGGAAGTTTAGcttcaggaaggctgaggagtaCCTGCGTGGGCTGAGCAAGCCCCAGGGTGGTGGCAGGAAGGGAGGCAAAGCCACAGAGAGCTCTGTGGAAGAGCAAGAAGTGTCCAACTGCGCAGCACCCCAGGAGAGCCTGGGAGATGACCTCCAGCCTCCTGCGCTAGCggagcagggagaggatccCAACGCAGATGGCTTGCAGAGGCCTGACCCCACAGGCAGTGAAGAGGTCTCCTCCATCAAAACTATAGGCCCAGTGACAGATGAAGACATGATAAAGCTGAGGTCATGTGAGAAGAGGAAG CTGGAAATCCAAGGCAAGCTCTACTTGGCTCCACTGACCACG TGTGGGAACCTCCCTTTCCGAAGGATCTGCAAAGGCTTTGGAGCTGATGTCACCTGTGGGGAGATGGCTGTGTGCAccaacctgctgcagggccAATCCTCTGAGTGGGCCCTCCTCAAACGCCATCACACTGAAGACATTTTCGGGGTGCAG CTGGAGGGAGCATTTCCAGACACCATGACCAAGTGTGCAGAGCTCCTGAACCAAACGATCGAAGTGGACTTTGTAGACATCAATGTTGGGTGTCCTATTGACCTGGTCTACAAGAAG ggaggaggctgtgcCCTGATGAGCAGAGCCAACAAGTTTGAGCAGATCGTCCGAGGGATGAACTCG GTGCTGGATGTGCCACTGACTGTGAAGATCCGGACAGGGGTGCAGGAGAAGATGAATGTGGCTCACAAAATCATCCCCAAGATCCGGGAGTGGGGAGCAGCCATGGTCACG CTGCACGGCCGCTCCAGGGAGCAGCGCTACACCCGCAGCGCCGACTGGGACTACATCGCCgagtgtgccagggcagccagcCCCATGCCTCTCTTTG GAAATGGAGATATTTTGTCTTATGAAGATGCTAACCAAGCCATGCAGATGGGTGTCTCAGGAATTATGATTGCAAG AGGAGCACTCATCAAACCCTGGCTGTTCACTGAgatcaaggagcagaggcacTGGGACATCTCCTCCAGAGAGAGGTTTGATATCCTCAAAGACTTCACCAACTATGGCCTGGAGCACTGGGGGTCAGACACTCAGGGAGTGGAGAAGACCAGGAAGTTCCTGCTGGAATGGCTCTCATTCCTCTGCAG GTACATCCCAGTGGGGCTGTTGGAGCACCTACCTCAGAAGATTAATGAGAGGCCACCTTActacctggggagggactatctGGAGACACTGATGGCCAGCCAGAACGTGGAGGATTGGATCAAAATCAG tGAACTCCTACTGGGACCAGTTCCTACCAACTTCACCTTCCTGCCCAAACACAAGGCCAACTCCTACAGATAG